One Eurosta solidaginis isolate ZX-2024a chromosome 5, ASM4086904v1, whole genome shotgun sequence DNA segment encodes these proteins:
- the LOC137251972 gene encoding lipoprotein lipase isoform X1 has protein sequence MQTFGGIFVVIQLAYFMCVQITADTSNASDDIKYYVYNRLSAEHAYPIELNVESIVRSFYQAWKPTLISIHRLEGTQKSPENHAIITAKLQQEDCNVLVVDWSRVANSSSEDILATNAAVAASIADFLLFLHKHFAVQLSRIHLVGFSEGAHIAGLVGRNILKLTSQKVKRITGLDPAGGIFTTSMSAGHCLSAEAAEFVEIVHTNAGKLGLLAPIGHVDYYPNGGVQQPGCEVANADICAHERAYELVPEMWSERNEFLAQQCSTLVHINRDNCVWINVKMGEDAQVHGIYYVETNGGYPYGKGSFAYSFM, from the exons ATGCAGACTTTCGGCGGGATTTTCGTAGTGATTCAGTTAG CTTATTTTATGTGCGTTCAGATCACAGCTGACACCTCCAACGCTTCGGATGACATCAAATATTATGTCTACAATCGTTTAAGTGCTGAACACGCATATCCAATAGAACTAAATGTAGAGTCGATTGTAAGAAGTTTCTATCAGGCATGGAAGCCAACTCT AATCTCCATACATCGCTTAGAAGGCACGCAAAAGTCACCCGAGAATCATGCTATCATCACAGCCAAACTGCAACAAGAAGACTGCAATGTTCTTGTGGTCGACTGGAGCAGAGTAGCTAATTCAAGCTCCGAAGATATACTCGCCACCAATGCTGCTGTTGCCGCATCTATTGCCGACTTTCTACTATTTCTTCATAAACATTTCGCTGTGCAGCTCTCACGTATACACCTAGTCGGGTTTAGTGAAGGTGCTCATATTGCTGGGCTTGTTGGACGTAATATATTGAAGCTTACATCTCAAAAAGTAAAACGCATTACTGGCCTGGATCCGGCTGGTGGTATTTTTACCACTTCTATGTCAGCGGGCCATTGTTTGAGCGCAGAagcagcagaatttgtggaaatTGTACATACCAATGCTGGTAAGCTAGGTCTTCTCGCACCTATTGGACATGTGGATTATTATCCAAATGGTGGCGTACAGCAACCGGGTTGCGAAGTGGCTAATGCAGATATATGCGCGCATGAAAGAGCTTATGAGCTTGTGCCGGAAATGTGGTCTGAACGTAATGAGTTTCTCGCACAACAATGCAGCACTCTGGTTCATATAAATCGTGACAATTGTGTGTGGATTAATGTGAAAATGGGTGAAGACGCGCAAGTGCATGGTATATACTATGTTGAAACTAATGGTGGGTATCCTTATGGAAAGGGTAGTTTTGCGTATTCTTTTATGTGA
- the LOC137251972 gene encoding lipoprotein lipase isoform X2, which yields MCVQITADTSNASDDIKYYVYNRLSAEHAYPIELNVESIVRSFYQAWKPTLISIHRLEGTQKSPENHAIITAKLQQEDCNVLVVDWSRVANSSSEDILATNAAVAASIADFLLFLHKHFAVQLSRIHLVGFSEGAHIAGLVGRNILKLTSQKVKRITGLDPAGGIFTTSMSAGHCLSAEAAEFVEIVHTNAGKLGLLAPIGHVDYYPNGGVQQPGCEVANADICAHERAYELVPEMWSERNEFLAQQCSTLVHINRDNCVWINVKMGEDAQVHGIYYVETNGGYPYGKGSFAYSFM from the exons ATGTGCGTTCAGATCACAGCTGACACCTCCAACGCTTCGGATGACATCAAATATTATGTCTACAATCGTTTAAGTGCTGAACACGCATATCCAATAGAACTAAATGTAGAGTCGATTGTAAGAAGTTTCTATCAGGCATGGAAGCCAACTCT AATCTCCATACATCGCTTAGAAGGCACGCAAAAGTCACCCGAGAATCATGCTATCATCACAGCCAAACTGCAACAAGAAGACTGCAATGTTCTTGTGGTCGACTGGAGCAGAGTAGCTAATTCAAGCTCCGAAGATATACTCGCCACCAATGCTGCTGTTGCCGCATCTATTGCCGACTTTCTACTATTTCTTCATAAACATTTCGCTGTGCAGCTCTCACGTATACACCTAGTCGGGTTTAGTGAAGGTGCTCATATTGCTGGGCTTGTTGGACGTAATATATTGAAGCTTACATCTCAAAAAGTAAAACGCATTACTGGCCTGGATCCGGCTGGTGGTATTTTTACCACTTCTATGTCAGCGGGCCATTGTTTGAGCGCAGAagcagcagaatttgtggaaatTGTACATACCAATGCTGGTAAGCTAGGTCTTCTCGCACCTATTGGACATGTGGATTATTATCCAAATGGTGGCGTACAGCAACCGGGTTGCGAAGTGGCTAATGCAGATATATGCGCGCATGAAAGAGCTTATGAGCTTGTGCCGGAAATGTGGTCTGAACGTAATGAGTTTCTCGCACAACAATGCAGCACTCTGGTTCATATAAATCGTGACAATTGTGTGTGGATTAATGTGAAAATGGGTGAAGACGCGCAAGTGCATGGTATATACTATGTTGAAACTAATGGTGGGTATCCTTATGGAAAGGGTAGTTTTGCGTATTCTTTTATGTGA